Within the Planctomycetaceae bacterium genome, the region GACCCGCGTGTCTGTTGGATTGAAGACCGTTATTATGTTACCTGGTGCAATGGTTATCACGGGCCGACAATCGGCGTCGCTTATACCAAAGACTTTGTAGATTTTTATCAAATGGAAAACGCGTTTCTGCCGTTCAATCGCAACGGTGTTTTGTTCCCTCGCAAAATCAACGGCGAATACGCGATGCTTTCGCGTCCGAGCGATAACGGACATACGCCTTTTGGTGATATATATTACAGCCAAAGCCTGAATATGATTCACTGGGGCAGACATCGGTTTGTTATGGGAACGACGATGGGCTGGCAAGCGACGAAAATTGGAGCAGGGCCGATACCTATCGAAACACCTGAAGGCTGGCTATTGTTCTATCACGGCGTGCTGACGAGTTGCAATGGTTTTGTATATAGTATGGGTGCGGCATTGCTTGATTTGGAACAGCCGTGGAAAGTGCGTTTACGCAGCAGTTCATATTTGCTTTCGCCGCAGGAAAATTACGAATGTCTCGGCGATGTACCGAATGTGGTATTCCCGTGCGCGGCTTTATACGACAAGCCTGCCGGCAAAATTGCGATTTACTACGGCGGCGCTGATACGGTAACGTGCATGGCGTTCTGCAAGATTGAGGAAGTTCTGGAACACCTCAAATCAGACAGTTGTATATAACAATAAATAAAAAAACTCCAGGCAGGATATTTAAACCCCGCCTGGAATTTGAAGGGGAATTGGAATATTAACTGTTGAACTCTTTCAGTTCATCATGGTTATCCAGTGGTATTGTTTTTACAGCTTTTGCTTTTGAAACAGCCGGTG harbors:
- a CDS encoding glycoside hydrolase family 130 protein encodes the protein MLKTIPWENRPAGCSDVVWRSKLNPIIKRNHLPTSNSIFNSAVVRFGNGFAGVFRCDDKVRNMQLHVGTSDDGLNWRIEPDRLKFKCENKDLADWEYGYDPRVCWIEDRYYVTWCNGYHGPTIGVAYTKDFVDFYQMENAFLPFNRNGVLFPRKINGEYAMLSRPSDNGHTPFGDIYYSQSLNMIHWGRHRFVMGTTMGWQATKIGAGPIPIETPEGWLLFYHGVLTSCNGFVYSMGAALLDLEQPWKVRLRSSSYLLSPQENYECLGDVPNVVFPCAALYDKPAGKIAIYYGGADTVTCMAFCKIEEVLEHLKSDSCI